A region from the Nocardioides exalbidus genome encodes:
- a CDS encoding aldehyde dehydrogenase family protein, translating to MTTLINPSTGAELDSSPTSASLEEADAAIERAHDAFPAWRDVAPGERARLLRAFAAVVDAHVEELAQLEVLNSGHTIGNARWEAGNVRDCLNYYSAAPERLFGRQIPVAGGTDVTFHEPLGVVGIIVPWNFPMPIAAWGFAPALAAGNTVVLKPAELTPLTAIRIGQLALEAGLPEGVLTVVPGKGSVVGERFVTHPLVRKVCFTGSTTVGKTIMAGCADQVKRVTLELGGKSSNIVFADTDVAAAAASAPYAVFDNAGQDCCARSRILVQRTAYDEFVGRLETSVKALRVIDPSDEQSEMGPMVSAAQRDAVQAYIDGASVAFTGSAPDGPGWWLPPTVIESTDTSEAVWREEVFGPVVAVMPFDDEDEAVALANDSDYGLSGSIYTADVGRALRVSRRVEAGNLSVNSHSSVRYWTPFGGYKQSGLGRELGPDAPNAFTEEKNVFIAH from the coding sequence ATGACCACCCTGATCAACCCGAGCACCGGCGCCGAGCTGGACTCCTCCCCCACCTCCGCATCGCTGGAGGAGGCCGACGCCGCCATCGAGCGCGCGCACGACGCGTTCCCCGCCTGGCGTGACGTCGCCCCCGGCGAGAGGGCCCGACTCCTGCGTGCCTTCGCCGCAGTGGTCGACGCACACGTCGAGGAGCTCGCGCAGCTCGAGGTGCTCAACTCCGGGCACACGATCGGCAACGCCCGGTGGGAGGCGGGCAACGTCCGCGACTGCCTCAACTACTACTCCGCCGCGCCGGAGCGCCTGTTCGGTCGCCAGATCCCGGTGGCCGGCGGCACCGACGTGACGTTCCACGAGCCGCTCGGCGTCGTCGGGATCATCGTCCCCTGGAACTTCCCGATGCCGATCGCGGCCTGGGGCTTCGCGCCCGCGCTCGCGGCCGGCAACACCGTCGTCCTCAAGCCGGCGGAGCTCACGCCGCTCACCGCGATCAGGATCGGCCAGCTCGCGCTGGAGGCGGGCCTGCCCGAGGGCGTGCTGACCGTCGTCCCCGGCAAGGGCTCGGTCGTCGGCGAGCGCTTCGTGACCCACCCGCTCGTGCGCAAGGTCTGCTTCACCGGGTCGACCACCGTCGGCAAGACGATCATGGCCGGCTGCGCCGACCAGGTGAAGCGCGTGACGCTGGAGCTCGGCGGCAAGAGCTCCAACATCGTCTTCGCCGACACCGACGTCGCGGCGGCCGCCGCGAGCGCGCCCTACGCCGTCTTCGACAACGCCGGCCAGGACTGCTGCGCGCGCTCGCGGATCCTCGTCCAGCGCACGGCGTACGACGAGTTCGTGGGGCGGCTCGAGACGTCGGTCAAGGCGCTGCGGGTCATCGATCCCTCCGACGAGCAGAGCGAGATGGGGCCGATGGTCTCGGCGGCCCAGCGCGACGCCGTGCAGGCCTACATCGACGGCGCGAGCGTGGCCTTCACCGGCAGCGCACCGGACGGGCCCGGCTGGTGGCTGCCCCCGACCGTCATCGAGTCGACCGACACCAGCGAGGCGGTCTGGCGCGAGGAGGTCTTCGGACCCGTCGTCGCCGTCATGCCGTTCGACGACGAGGACGAGGCGGTCGCCCTGGCCAACGACTCCGACTACGGCCTGTCCGGCTCGATCTACACCGCCGACGTCGGACGGGCGCTGCGCGTCTCGCGACGCGTCGAGGCCGGCAACCTCTCGGTCAACAGCCACTCCTCGGTGCGCTACTGGACGCCGTTCGGCGGCTACAAGCAGTCCGGCCTCGGCCGCGAGCTCGGCCCCGACGCGCCGAACGCGTTCACCGAGGAGAAGAACGTCTTCATCGCCCACTGA